One region of Halanaerobiales bacterium genomic DNA includes:
- the guaA gene encoding glutamine-hydrolyzing GMP synthase — MVENKILILDFGGQYSQLIARRIREFNVYSMILPYHTDIEKIKEINPGGIIFSGGPNSVTEENSPKIDKEIYELGIPILGICYGMQLMTSQLAGGEVNKAEQGEYGKAKIEIIKNEGIFAEIKNKSQVWMSHWDRVEKQPEGFEITAKTEITPAAAFQNKENDFYGVQFHPEVIHTIEGKNILHNFLFKICDLNATWNMADYINEQIEEVQEKVEDGKVICGLSGGVDSAVASALVYKAISEQLTCIFVDHGLLRKGEPEQVKRTFAEEFNIPLVYVDAKDRFLEQLEGVKDPEEKRKIIGNEFIRVFEEEAGKLEDAEYLVQGTIYSDVIESGGSDEAATIKSHHNVGGLPEDMDFKLVEPLRFLFKDEVRKIGEVLGLPSEIVWRQPFPGPGLAIRIIGEISTDKLEILRDADAIVREEIKEAGMQKEIWQSFAVLPDLRSVGVMGDERTYGYPIILRAVNSDDAMTADWVKLPYDLLERISNRIVNEVNSVNRVVYDITSKPPGTIEWE; from the coding sequence ATGGTAGAAAATAAAATTTTAATTCTTGATTTTGGTGGTCAATACAGTCAACTTATTGCCAGAAGGATAAGAGAATTCAATGTTTATTCAATGATATTACCTTATCATACAGATATTGAAAAAATAAAAGAAATTAATCCAGGAGGTATTATTTTTTCTGGAGGACCTAATAGTGTAACAGAAGAAAATTCACCAAAAATTGATAAAGAAATTTATGAATTAGGTATACCAATTCTAGGGATTTGCTATGGTATGCAACTTATGACTTCACAATTAGCAGGTGGTGAAGTAAATAAAGCAGAGCAGGGTGAATATGGTAAAGCAAAAATTGAAATAATCAAAAACGAAGGGATTTTTGCTGAGATAAAAAATAAGAGTCAGGTCTGGATGAGCCACTGGGATAGAGTAGAAAAACAACCAGAGGGTTTTGAAATTACTGCTAAAACAGAAATAACTCCAGCTGCAGCTTTTCAAAATAAAGAAAATGATTTTTATGGAGTACAGTTTCATCCTGAAGTCATACACACCATTGAAGGAAAAAATATACTACATAATTTCTTATTTAAAATATGTGATTTAAATGCTACCTGGAATATGGCAGATTATATTAATGAACAAATTGAAGAAGTGCAGGAAAAAGTAGAAGATGGAAAAGTTATTTGTGGACTCTCGGGAGGAGTTGATTCTGCAGTTGCTTCTGCCCTTGTTTATAAAGCTATATCAGAACAATTAACCTGTATTTTTGTGGACCATGGTCTTTTGCGTAAAGGTGAACCAGAACAGGTTAAAAGAACTTTTGCTGAAGAATTTAATATACCATTAGTATATGTAGATGCAAAGGATAGATTTTTAGAACAACTAGAGGGTGTTAAAGACCCTGAAGAAAAAAGAAAAATTATTGGTAATGAATTTATAAGAGTTTTTGAGGAAGAAGCAGGTAAATTAGAAGATGCAGAATATTTAGTTCAGGGAACCATTTATTCAGATGTTATAGAAAGTGGAGGTTCTGATGAAGCTGCAACAATAAAGAGTCATCATAATGTTGGTGGCCTACCGGAAGATATGGATTTTAAACTAGTAGAACCACTTCGCTTTTTATTTAAAGATGAAGTTCGAAAAATTGGTGAAGTTCTTGGTTTGCCTTCTGAGATAGTCTGGAGACAACCTTTTCCAGGACCTGGTTTAGCTATAAGAATTATTGGTGAAATAAGTACAGATAAGTTAGAAATTCTAAGAGATGCAGATGCAATTGTGAGAGAAGAAATAAAAGAAGCAGGAATGCAAAAAGAAATATGGCAGTCTTTTGCAGTTCTTCCTGATTTAAGAAGTGTTGGAGTCATGGGAGATGAAAGAACTTATGGTTATCCTATTATTTTAAGAGCGGTTAATAGTGATGATGCTATGACTGCAGATTGGGTAAAATTACCCTATGATCTTTTAGAAAGAATTTCTAACAGAATTGTTAATGAGGTTAATTCTGTAAATAGAGTAGTTTATGATATTACTTCAAAACCTCCTGGCACTATTGAATGGGAGTAA